One window from the genome of Polynucleobacter sp. MWH-Svant-W18 encodes:
- a CDS encoding branched-chain amino acid ABC transporter permease translates to MDMLAQILSSGIAVGMIYAVIAFGFQLTFATSGTLNFGQGEALMLGALVGLTCVDTFGINYWAMIPIVCIFGMIQGSFVELIGVRPAIKIKSEFGWIMSTIALGIIFKNVAENIWGRDALPFPSPLPMEPMNFLGANILPMEILVVVGALVMMLLVEFFNRKTIYGKAVVATANDRDAAGLMGINTSMVITFSYALSSLTAAFAGVLIAPLTLTGATMGGALGLKAFAVAIIGGLSSGLGIIVGGLILGIVETATGFYISTGYKDVPGLILLLLVLAYKPSGLFGKSAIKKV, encoded by the coding sequence ATGGACATGCTTGCACAAATCCTCTCGAGCGGTATCGCAGTGGGGATGATCTATGCGGTTATCGCTTTCGGTTTCCAGCTTACTTTTGCCACTTCAGGCACATTGAACTTCGGTCAGGGTGAAGCCTTGATGTTGGGTGCCCTGGTTGGTTTGACCTGCGTTGATACCTTTGGCATCAACTATTGGGCAATGATTCCGATTGTGTGTATTTTCGGAATGATTCAAGGTAGCTTTGTTGAGCTTATTGGTGTGCGTCCTGCCATCAAAATCAAATCCGAATTTGGTTGGATTATGTCTACCATTGCACTCGGTATTATTTTTAAGAACGTTGCTGAAAATATTTGGGGTCGTGATGCATTGCCATTCCCATCCCCGCTTCCAATGGAGCCAATGAATTTCTTGGGAGCCAATATTCTCCCAATGGAAATTTTGGTGGTTGTTGGTGCACTGGTCATGATGTTATTGGTAGAGTTCTTTAACCGTAAAACGATTTACGGAAAAGCAGTTGTGGCAACTGCAAACGACCGTGATGCTGCAGGCCTAATGGGTATTAACACCAGCATGGTCATTACCTTCTCTTATGCATTGTCCTCATTGACTGCAGCCTTCGCAGGTGTATTGATTGCACCATTGACTTTGACTGGCGCGACCATGGGTGGCGCTCTTGGTTTGAAGGCCTTCGCGGTGGCGATTATTGGCGGCTTATCTAGCGGTCTCGGAATCATTGTGGGTGGATTGATTCTCGGTATTGTGGAAACCGCTACTGGTTTTTACATCTCTACTGGTTACAAAGATGTTCCAGGTTTGATCTTGTTATTGCTGGTGTTGGCATACAAACCATCTGGTCTCTTCGGCAAATCTGCGATTAAGAAAGTTTAA
- a CDS encoding ATP-binding cassette domain-containing protein, whose amino-acid sequence MKLKSLLPILIAIVGLFCLPLFVHNPYYIHLAETILIYTILLFGLDIVVGYVGQVSLGHAALFGIGSYTAGILFFHFGLPIWVTIPASIIVTAIFGGILALPALKVIGPYLAMVTLAFGTIAQILINEMTWLTEGPLGIKLTRPELMGVPMTKAEYFWLVSVITILALIVIDRFVKSQMGRAFEALRDSPIACDCMGVSVYRFKVIAFVISAAFAGLAGCLYAYSEQYISPNTYNNELAVLFLLGIIMGGRKSRLGAVIGAAIIVLLPKLLDDIFLFRIVASIIAIVVVLGAAMALSKKVTTPKRVAVPIAGVVGLAAFSFWLNSISDWRLSIFGFMILLVVYYLQNGIVGFAKSFYQSIAGKAKTTRGGDAEVVDDSISFISAVGNQNAGAELLKVDSVLMQFGGLKALNNVDLSIKRGTIHGLIGPNGSGKSTMMNVLTGIYVPTAGNVLYAGESVVGRTSSDIALSGIARTFQNVQLFGEMTAIQNILVGLHHTFKSNMVEIALHLPRYKREEAEAHARAMALLKFVGLDDLANEEARNLPYGKQRLLEIARALALDPELLLLDEPAAGLTAPDIQELLRIIRKIRDNGITFILIEHHMDVVMSVCDTVSVLDFGQKIAEGKPAEVQADEKVIHAYLGT is encoded by the coding sequence ATGAAATTGAAGTCTCTATTACCCATATTAATTGCAATAGTCGGCCTATTTTGTTTGCCACTCTTTGTTCATAACCCGTATTACATCCACTTAGCAGAAACCATTCTGATCTACACCATTCTGTTATTTGGTTTAGATATTGTTGTGGGATATGTTGGGCAAGTATCTTTGGGTCATGCTGCTTTGTTCGGTATTGGCTCTTACACGGCCGGTATTTTGTTCTTCCATTTTGGCTTACCAATTTGGGTCACTATTCCAGCATCGATCATCGTGACTGCAATCTTTGGTGGCATCTTGGCATTGCCGGCCCTTAAGGTGATTGGTCCTTATCTAGCGATGGTGACTTTGGCGTTTGGCACCATTGCACAGATTTTGATTAACGAGATGACTTGGTTGACTGAAGGCCCATTGGGTATTAAGTTGACTCGCCCTGAGCTCATGGGTGTACCAATGACTAAAGCAGAGTATTTCTGGTTGGTATCGGTCATTACGATTCTGGCGCTCATCGTGATCGATCGTTTTGTGAAATCCCAAATGGGACGTGCGTTTGAAGCATTGCGTGATAGTCCGATTGCTTGCGACTGTATGGGTGTTTCTGTATATCGCTTTAAGGTGATTGCATTCGTGATCAGTGCAGCCTTTGCTGGTTTAGCAGGTTGCTTGTACGCTTACTCCGAGCAGTACATTTCTCCGAACACCTATAACAATGAATTAGCAGTGCTGTTCTTGCTGGGCATCATCATGGGTGGACGCAAGTCTCGTCTGGGCGCGGTAATTGGTGCTGCCATTATTGTGTTGTTGCCGAAGTTGCTAGATGACATCTTCTTGTTCCGTATTGTGGCTTCCATCATTGCTATTGTGGTGGTGCTAGGTGCTGCAATGGCCTTGTCTAAAAAAGTGACTACTCCAAAACGCGTGGCTGTGCCTATTGCTGGCGTAGTCGGTTTAGCGGCGTTCTCCTTCTGGCTCAATAGTATTTCTGACTGGCGCCTGAGTATTTTCGGCTTCATGATTTTGTTGGTGGTGTACTACTTGCAAAACGGTATTGTTGGTTTTGCGAAGAGCTTCTACCAGTCTATTGCAGGCAAGGCGAAGACTACTCGTGGTGGCGATGCAGAGGTAGTGGATGATTCCATCAGCTTTATTAGTGCTGTAGGCAATCAAAATGCTGGCGCAGAACTTCTCAAGGTGGATTCTGTATTGATGCAGTTCGGTGGCCTGAAAGCCTTAAACAATGTTGACCTCAGCATTAAGCGCGGCACCATTCACGGTTTGATCGGTCCGAACGGTTCCGGTAAGAGCACGATGATGAACGTCTTGACTGGTATTTATGTGCCTACCGCAGGTAACGTTCTTTATGCGGGTGAGAGTGTTGTTGGCAGAACTTCTTCTGACATTGCTTTGTCCGGTATTGCTCGTACTTTCCAAAACGTTCAGCTCTTTGGTGAAATGACCGCCATCCAAAATATTTTGGTTGGTCTGCATCACACCTTCAAGTCCAATATGGTGGAAATTGCTTTGCACCTGCCACGTTACAAGCGTGAAGAGGCTGAAGCACATGCTCGCGCAATGGCTTTGCTCAAGTTTGTTGGCTTAGACGACCTAGCAAACGAAGAAGCGCGTAACTTGCCATACGGTAAGCAGCGCTTGCTAGAAATTGCTCGTGCATTGGCCCTTGACCCAGAATTGCTCCTCTTGGATGAGCCAGCTGCTGGTCTCACTGCTCCCGATATTCAAGAACTCTTGCGCATTATTCGTAAGATTCGCGATAACGGCATTACCTTTATCCTGATTGAGCATCACATGGACGTGGTGATGTCAGTATGCGATACCGTTTCTGTATTGGACTTCGGTCAGAAGATTGCAGAAGGTAAACCCGCTGAAGTTCAGGCAGACGAGAAGGTGATTCATGCCTACTTGGGTACTTAA
- a CDS encoding ABC transporter ATP-binding protein — MLSIKNLEAGYGKVKVLHGINIDVPKGQVITLIGSNGAGKTTTMRAITGMIKPTAGEVTLGGEKIDGYDSHKIARLGLAHSPEGRRVFTTMSVTDNLLLGAFPRFTGSRPKGDIKNDLEKSLEMFPRLKERRNQLAGTLSGGEQQMLAMARAVMLNPEIILLDEPSMGLAPILVEEVFKIISSLKSQGVTMLLVEQFAAAALNVADYGYVLENGKIATHGPAAKLKDDPAVKAAYLGGAGGH, encoded by the coding sequence ATGTTATCTATTAAGAATCTTGAAGCCGGCTACGGCAAAGTCAAAGTCCTCCACGGCATCAATATTGATGTCCCTAAAGGTCAGGTGATTACTTTGATCGGCTCAAACGGTGCCGGTAAAACGACCACCATGCGGGCAATCACCGGCATGATTAAACCCACTGCTGGCGAAGTAACTTTGGGCGGTGAAAAAATTGACGGTTACGACTCTCATAAAATCGCCCGTTTAGGTTTAGCGCACAGCCCTGAAGGCCGCCGTGTCTTTACAACCATGTCAGTGACTGACAATCTATTGCTAGGTGCATTCCCACGTTTTACTGGTAGCCGTCCAAAAGGCGATATCAAGAATGACTTGGAGAAGTCCTTAGAGATGTTCCCGCGCTTAAAAGAGCGTCGCAATCAATTGGCAGGCACTTTATCTGGTGGTGAACAGCAGATGTTGGCAATGGCGCGTGCCGTGATGTTAAATCCCGAGATTATTCTCTTGGATGAACCGTCAATGGGCTTAGCGCCAATCTTGGTTGAGGAAGTGTTTAAGATCATCTCCAGCCTCAAGTCTCAAGGTGTCACCATGTTGTTGGTCGAGCAGTTTGCTGCCGCCGCTCTAAACGTGGCGGACTATGGTTATGTATTGGAGAACGGCAAGATTGCAACCCATGGCCCAGCTGCAAAACTCAAAGATGACCCAGCTGTTAAAGCAGCTTACTTAGGTGGTGCAGGTGGCCACTAA